Proteins co-encoded in one Candidatus Omnitrophota bacterium genomic window:
- a CDS encoding cold-shock protein, with protein MAKGKVKWFSNQKGYGFITPENGSDVFVHHTAIQGEGYKSLDEGQEVEFEIEKGPKGEQATKVVKL; from the coding sequence ATGGCAAAGGGCAAAGTAAAGTGGTTCAGCAACCAAAAAGGTTATGGGTTTATTACCCCTGAAAATGGCAGTGATGTATTTGTGCATCATACCGCTATCCAAGGTGAAGGCTATAAATCCTTAGACGAAGGACAGGAAGTCGAGTTCGAGATCGAAAAAGGACCTAAAGGTGAGCAGGCTA